CAATAAAGAGCCGTATAAATCAATTTGTGCACAGGCAGGGACTGCCCAACTTCGAAGAAAAAAAGTTTGATTGTGATGCATTCGATTATTTGCAATATCAGTGCGTGCATTGTTATCAAAATAAAGGATCAAAGGTTCCACTGGTATAGCCTTAGTTCCGTTAGAAGAAAATGTGACCATATTAAATCACATATACCATGTGCCATGGGTTGAAATTCAGCTTTAGGAGTTGATCTAGCTACCATGTTCTATTTTTTAACTTGGCCAAGATACTAAGCCCTCCTCCCTCCAACAAATGCACAATAACCAGATGTGAAGCGTTGATCATCTAGAGAACCAACCCAATCAACATCAATATAACATTCAGCTTCTAAGGTTCCTTGATAAGTGTAAAGAAGCCCTTTTCCTAGGCAACCATTAAGGTATTGTAGTGTCCTAGTAAACTCATCCATGTAGTAGTTCTTGGATTATGCATGAACTTACTCACAACCTCACAACGAATGCAATATACGGGCGAGTGTCCAAATACTATTAGTAAATTAACCTTCCCACAAGTCTCTGGTGGCATTCTCTATCAACTAGGTTTCCTGCATCACTGCGCAGTCTATGATTCTGTTCAATGAGAGTAGCAATTGGTACTTAAACCATACTTCATTTGTGTTAGAAAAATACCTTTTTTGAAACTTCTATGCCAAGGAAGTACTTCATGTATCCAAGACCCTTCACTTCAAATTCATGTGcaagatgatgcttcacacacacAAAATCCCCGGTGTCAGTTTTTGTCATCACAATATCATCAATATAGACTATTAGGGTTGCAGCCTCATCATTAGCATGTTTATAGCATAGCTTGCCTAAAGCAGTCAAACCGCGCCCTTGGTGATTGTTCCAATCGATAAAAGGAATGATGGAGGTGTAACACTCTTCCCATCTATTTTGTTGGACCTAAATCCAGGCGGAATTTTCATATACACTTATTTATGGAGATTGCCATGAAGGAATGCCTTTTTACATAGATTTGGTAAATTTTCCAATCAAAATTAGCTGCACATGAAATTAGATTCCTCACGGAATCCATCTTTTCCACAGgtgcaaaggtttctttatagtttATATCATAAGTATATGTATACACTTTTGCTCCAAGGCATGGTTTCTATCTGTCTATCTTACTTTCTAGTGTGTGCTTAATAGTAGACACCTACTTACAACCTACCAGTTGCCTACCTGGTGGTAGATCCAGGAGCTCCCAATTTTATTTTTTACCAATACTCTCATTTCACCCATCATTGATTCGTTCCACTTTGGGTCTACTAAGGCCAATTTGCATTCATGTGGTATGGAATAGAATCTAGAGAAATTGGTAAACTTTGAAGGGGTGGATTGCAACATTTGTAGGTGAGATATTCTGGTATAGTTTGGGATTCTACCTAATTTTGGTAAGGCAATAGGTAAGCTATCTATATAAGTAGATAGTTGATTATCTGTTCAACCTGAAGTACTAATAGGAGCTCCACAACTAGTGGGGATAGTATTTGTACCCGGGTCCCAATGCATTATATAGTCTTCACCTTGATATAGAAGAGGTATGAACCTTGTCGCATCGCCCTCGTCTCCATGGCAAGATTTCTTATCATTAACACCATAATTCCTCCCGCTGATTTTGACTATAGTTAGTAATTTACGAATTACCTAAAGTAGTAGGTAAAAGAACAAGGAAATGTATTGCATTATCACTCCCCATTTCTCGAACTTTTTGGGTGAAATAAGGAAATACGAAAAATGGCATTGGACCCATAATATGATTCATTCTGCCAAAATGTTACATCCATACTCCAAAGAACCGGTGCCCGGAGGGACACcaacatatataaccttttttgaGGAAGAAATAACCCATAAACACACATTAAAGGGTACATTGATCTAACTTTCCAACTACATTTCTATAATCATACAAAAGAAAACCAAACACTTCCAAATACCTTGTTGGTAGAGCAATAAATTCATTTGTTTGAATTTAGGAGACATTCAGATGGAGTTTTATAATCGAGAACATAAAGAGGCATGCAATTTATGAAGTAAGTTGCAATCTTGATTGGTTTGCCGCAAAGAAAATTGGGGACATTCATTGTATACAATGAGCAACTTCAAGAAAATGTTTATTTTTATGTTCGTTGACACCATTTTGCTCCGGAGTATTAACACATGTTGTTTGATATTCAATACCGTTATACGTAAGAAATAATCAAAATTCACGATTAACATATTTTGTACCATTGTCTATACGGATAATTTTAACACTATTTGCATGTTTATTTTTAATAAGGGCAATCTTTGAAAATAGACAAACATTTCACTTTCTTGAAAATGGTACAGACTTGTGTATTGACTAAAGTAATCAATGAAGGGTACAACCCATCGATGTCCATAACAGATCAGAAGGACCCAAAACATAAAACTGAATTCTTTCAAATGGGTTTTTCACATCTTGGACCAATGCTAGGATATGATCCCCTGTTATGTTTGGCTAACTCACAAGCATCACATACCAGGGCCTCTCTAGGACATAACTTAAATAAATATAGataaacataaaataaaataaccTAAAGGAGGATGTCCAAGTATATGGTGATGTAACAACAACTCTTGACAGGGAGATCAGCATCGTGCAAGAGCCATTTTGTCACTTCAATCATCGAGATAATAAAGCCATTCATGCTTGGTCACAATCCCTAAGAGTATCCAAGTCGCTAGCTCCTGAAAAGCACAATAAATGGGATTAAACCAACTTCTATAGTTAGCTTTGATTTTTTGGTGGCGTTTGATTGATAAAGTTTCATACCTTGGTGAGAAGTGGCAATGGGATTGGAATCATCCTTAGAGTTTCCCTAGGAGGAAGATGAGCTTTCTGAGAGTTTAATCTCGGAGTAGAACTCCTCAAGAGCCCGTATGTCCACAATTGGTGCCCCACATAGGTTTGTAGTGTTGTTAGTTAGAATCTTTCTCACTCCTTGAACTCCCCTTGATCGAGGTTTTCATTTCTCCTACCAAGGTCGGTAGCCATGCAACTAAAAACAACCATCCTTTGTGTGTCCATTTATCTTACAATGGTCAAATAAAGACTTGCCTTTTTCCTTGACaagtgacatgggcatacccttcgggtacccattattagtatacctagctcggcccaatatggaggagacccaatatggagaaggcccaacaaggcaacccgaagaagtagtcgactaggactcttgtaaaaccctaggctggttgcatatataaagctagccagggcacccgaaataaggaggacaacagatagacaacgcagctccgcctatggcggcaccctgtaaacacacctATGattatatactggattgctagcagcacgtagggatcctccatcgaggggacccgaagctgggtacgtcgtgtgcctaatctcgctcccgaaatctccatcgtcgctctctcccgaaacccaagtctacaatacgtaggcattgccgaggtattccctcgtcaattggtgccgtctgtgggaatcagcgacgactggattttgtcatccgggcgagATCCGTCGAATTCGTCATCAACATCATCAGGAAGATTGAAGAAAAGAAACAAAATCGCATCAAGAAAAAATCTTCGACTTCGTCATCTACGATCGCCAGATCCGTTCAACAACCAACAACCAGGAAGCGATAAAGTGCCAGGAGGAGCCTGCCTCGGGATGTCCCTGGTTCGAGTTGTCTCGGCTCCACGCACAGGCAGGCTGTAGTCAGGGTTGTTTGTCCAGAGAAGTCAGAGCAGTCCCGTCAATGAACCAAGTCCCGAAGAAAAAAGACTCACGAAGCAGCAGCGTCAAATCGGGGGCCATACGTATAAATTCTGCCTTGGTCAGCTTCCAAGAAGTAAAGAAATCAGTCTGCGTACAAGATCGTGTGTGGCAAAGAGAAAAAAAGGGGGAAATCGGCTGCTTGTAAGGCGCTACCTTGTACGCGACTTCACGACCACAGCGCATCCACAtaactcaaaaaaaaaacaggatctCTCGGGACTGCTTATAGCACCACGATGCAGAGCGTTTATTTGAAGGACAACTCAGTTCCTGGCCGGCGCATCAGCCCACGACGATGTCTTCAAGTGCCGTACCGGCCGGATTCAGAATTAGCATGCCAATCAGAAGATGAGCACCGGCGGGAGAAAAATCTTCGCCACAACGTAATTGGTCAAGACCTAATCCCTCGCGGATTCGAAAGTATGGACCTGCCAGGGCATACTCGTTTGTGAACTCTTGATTCCCGACACAAAAACtatcaggtgctatattttcaGTACACTATTCTTTGCAAATTTATTTTGAGCCAAATATTTTGGTCTGTGCTATTATTTACGCGTAGTTTTTTCCGCCGTAACATAACTGCAGATCGGAAATAAGCTTCGACTACTTTGTTGTGTCAATCCCGTTCGCCATCACGCGCTCGTCGTCGCGCACTCGGCATCGGGCATtcgccacgctcgggggctcgcctgTGGTGGACTCAACATCACGGATTCACCACATCGGCTGCATTCTTCTTCATCGACTACGTCCTCTACATCGGCACGATCGGGGGCTCACCCGTCGCGGATCCGCTTCATCGACTGCGTCTCAGGCACGACTTGCGTCCACATCGGCTTcgtcgcacccgataaaaagctaagttttcctcttcctccaagattcaattatttatttactttcgccatGCCCGAATACTCAGGGGTTGCAACATTGCATCATTACAGCAAATTTACCTCGACATTAGGGGTTGTTCCATTACTTCGTTACCgcaaatatactcggttacttcatgaatttcttttcttcggcttagtggaattatcttcttcagtggaattatcttctccggctcaatggaattattttcttcggcttagtggatttaTATTCTTCGGCTAtggggatttattttcttcggattGTTGGATTATTTCTCTTCgggttattattggttcactcttatacaatattacccgatgcgtttccgggacaatggattcatcttctatggttattactagaactattttcttcggatcaatggattcatcttctatgatatcagcggattcatcttctatgattattactggattcttcgggccaatggattcatcctctatgatatcgacggatttatcttcaatatatgctctatatttaatggcgtaatcttcaatatggattcatctcaaatacttcatctgggattcatcttcgtatattattgtctatggcttcatcctaaatggcttcaccaaatatgacgccgcgactccatcaacttatttcgacgtcacacctaacgctcgggggctcgacaacgatttcgcctcgggtcacgactgcgacaaaacaatcatgatatcacctcagcaacgctcgggggctcggctatttcttcatcaacaatttcgcggcatccacttttgctatttggtggtttctactttgactagatttcttatctacactcgaagacttcatcatgcatcgacttcatcgtgtccaaaaagctaagtgttcttttattttttgtacaaagttgattatcgtttactttcgtcgcacccgatgctcgggggctgcgcggcatatattcactttacatatcatcgaatccgagcatctgacactgcatgcgaaaaagagagtcaaggaaaagatagaaaaagtttgtttatttgtgcaggagaaagtaaaattcaaagtatataaaagagcaaccgacgaaatcttcttcagggaggaacccgatgaaatcaaaagagcacccgacgaaatcttcttcagggaggaacccgacgaaatcttgagagaacccgacgaaattttattcaatgaaaacccgaagaattgtcttcaagaaagaacaggtcctgaagaattatcctcaaggaggtcccgaaaaattatcctcaaagagggcccgaagaattatcctcaaggaggacccgaagaaattttcctgagggaggaactcgacgaaattatcatcaaggagaaaCCAAAAAAAGGAGGAGgaaaaaaaagaggatggacaaatcttcgggtccattgactcgtcatttgttctgagcaagagcatcggcgatgtgcctgacgataatatagaagaacccaatatattcggctgtctcatcacgcccgagaaaaatatagaagaacccgcaaatgggtcattgcatcagccgaataaggcactcgataatatattctcagagcgctaaaagtcacgaataatctctgaatgccgcaaaactctgcgaaggtaagaccccagatccgttctgagtggcgtggcaccgtctctgacgtcggtttgctacttttatccgtatcaacagatacgaagaaaaatcctaacggacgcgttaggtacccgataaaatatgactgggactcgacagaatggtaagaccttaagcggcacctgtcgagttaacaccagtatcccgagattatgtccagggacgtgatcttgaagtaggtttttgcggattgccactagagcagttaactagtacctgatccgtcagatgaactagccccaattaccattatccctgtacaatatagatatggatgtcaaataaaaatagcaacggcctggagtcgataaaaagaggggttgcgcccagttgtttatcgagtagtacaacttgagcctatgcctaggtgcaagcacctgctcataggctcgggggctaatcttatcgagagtattgttcaccctcccgataagaaagaggaaaaattgtggagtcaattacaagcaagttgagcctacacccaagtgcaaacacttggctgtagcctcgggggctactcccatcgggagcgctggtcgcgcacccgatagaaaattaacttcgacagcatctacgacaatcaaggtttgtagactcaactcgatcctatgactcgagtggagcctactcccatcgggagcacatggatttcatcaagtcctccagaaatatagtgaagttctttatcgagtagtacaacttgagtctatgcccaagtgcaagcacttgcccatagactcgggggctactcccattgggagcgctgccgcgcacccgataatttcaagaatcgtcgacatcatctacgctacacatgatctacgacatggacctcgccttgtattttcttcgactccggagatggttatgcttggagtttctacgcaagtcttcgacttccctataaactcgggggctactgacatgggcatacccttcgggtacccattattagtatacctagctcggcccaatatggaggagacccaatatggagaaggcccaacaaggcaacccgaagaagtagtcgactaggactcttgtaaaaccctaggctgattgcatatataaagctagccagggcacccgaaataaggaggacaacagatagacaacgCAGCtccgcctatggtggcaccctgtaaacacacctATGattatatactggattgctagcagcacgtagggatcctccatcgaggggacccgaagctgggtacgtcgtgtgcctaatctcgctcccggaatctccatcgtcgctctctcccgaaacccaagtctacaatacgtaggcattgccgaggtattccctcgtcaacaAGGGCGTCTCCATATTTCAGATCATGATCCTTGTGTTTGGCTAAGTCAATCTCTTCCTCAAGTACATTGAAGATGATATCATCAAGGCTTTGCCATTCTAGTTGGGAGAAAGTAAGTTGTCAATGAAGATTAATTCCATGTTCAAACACTCGAGAAACAATTTTTCCATAACACTCAAACCGCACATGATGGATGGAAAGATCTTGCTTCTCAACATGCTAAAAAGGATGGTAATAATGTAGACCCCTATACAGTCGCTTCACCTCACCTACTTAATATGTTATGGATTTAGTGCCATATTGTAAGTGAGTTAGCTCTTCCATGATGCGTCTTTTCATGGATTTTGTTTGATTTTCTAGCAAACTGTTTCTCCTAGGCTTTCCATAATTCATACACGGTTGACATTACTTCAACCTGCTATAGTACCTTCCCAATAGCCCCACCGACACTCTGTCATTATTCCACTTTGTGCAACTATCActagttttttttaattttcttcaTCAAAATCTAGCATACCCTTATAACTATGGGTATTAGTTGAGGATGATGTGCCCAACTAACATAGTTGCCTGGATTTGACAATTTCACTAGATTTGGTTCAAATGCATACTTGATAGATTCTGAAGCTACCGATTTTAACTGTTGTTGTTTCAATAGTCACCTGAAATACTCATATATCTTTTCCTTGTCTGAATCTGCTGGCTTGTCCTTGGATGGATCTCCCATTTTTTAGCAAACCACACACTTCAAATGCACTCAGAAAATATAATATGGCTTGCCTCAAATTGCAATACACTAATCGGATTTGACCCACTCCATATTGTGTTCTATAACGAGATGTTTCTCATCAACTAAAAAAACATTCACCTACTAAAAAAGAAGGCCATACCACCCACTCTTTAGGCCAGGACCTAAGCATCTCTATTTCGGCACCTGTAGCTCGACATAGTGATAATTGCTAACATAGCATCTACCTCATTACTGAAACCTTGCAGAATTGACAGAGCCTGCTATGACCTGatatcaacaacaaataatacgtGTATTCACTCCGGGTTGATCACACAGGGTCTGCGCTGAGTCGTGGCCAAACAACCTCATGAGCACCATCGGTACAACAGAGATACAACACCTCATCTGTTGTTGACTCTTGCTCAAGAACACGGGGAGAAGAAGCTGGAACTTCAAGTGGATTTGAGGATTTATGAGGAAGAATAAAGAAGGGGCTTCTTTTGAATAATTCCAAGACCACGGGTTGGTGCTTCCTGGGGATGTTAGAATTGAGGGTAAAATCAAAAAATTCTTGTGTCTGCTCATCCAAATTGGCTTTGGACTACTTATAGACTTCAATCTATAGGATGGACTCATCCAGATAAATGCTCCTTCTGTGATCAACAAATTGAAACAACCGACCATTTAATCATCAAATTCACATATGTGAAAGAGTTATGGGAGGGCCCCTCCGCAACTCATGCTCATGCAGCCGACATTTTTACCCGTTCCTCCTCAATAGCAGGTTGGTAGAAGAAAATTGAAAGATTCGGAAGAGGCAAGGTTTAAAGAGAAGAGACTTTGATCACAGTTTAGTTATATGGCACCTATGgaaagaaataaaataaagagTTTTTGAGAATGTAACTTGTTCTGCTAAGAGCTTATTGTATTATGTTAGATATGGCTTAGCAAGCTTGATGGCAGCTCTTGTAGTCTTTCTAAGTTCTCTTTGTTTTCTCTCGTGGATTCTGCCATTGTAAATTTTCCCCCCTATATTAATGCCAAAGGAGAGCTCCCCCCGCTCACATCAAAACATATTGTATGTTGAGATTTCTGGATCGTTGGCGAGATCTCTCTCTCTATTCTCTTTTCTATATTACATGTACATTTTTCATTTGAGACCCTAGCAGATACAAAGAATGCATAATGATTGGACACCTTCCAAAGGTCCCCAAACATAGATATGGGCTTCAATGTGGCCAACACTACCACTAGAATAACTATTCTGATCTTTTTGTAAAGTTTGTCTACAATCCTATAGCGTGAGAAGCATCCCCTCCGTCGTCATCTCCTTCCTACCTACACTGCTACATGGTTGTTTCCCCCAAAGTGAAGGTGCTAGGACATTCAATGGCTTATGGTGTTAGAGAGTCGATATTGTTCATTGTATCCGCGTATGCACATACACTTAATGTGATGTTCGTTGACGCCATAGTCAGTACATAGCCCCACCAATGCCCCATCCTTTCTCCCCTTGCTATTTTTTCCTCTTACGACGCATCCCCTCTTACTATGGTGACGTGTAGCAGTGGTCATATTGGGCCAATACCCAAACTTACATTGGCATTTTGCCTTGGGAGGTATTAATTCAGCCCATGAATATTAAGTGTCCCACTGTGCATTTGATTTGGCTCATCCTTTACTTGTATCATTCTTTCCGGGTGCACTCTTTTGTTTTTCCTGTTGTTGGTCTGTTGCTATGGTTGGCCACATTGAAGCCCATATCTATGTTTGGGAACCTGTGGAGGGTGTCCAATCATCTAAAAAAAGTCACACGTAACATTGTTCTGTATGTGATAACACTTTTTCGCAACATGTTTCCCCGTAGTTACTAAATGTTGTGAAAGAAATAGCAAACATTTCAAATGCACATATGTAGCAAAAACAAAACATATGCAACAAATACTCATTTGCTACAAAACATTAGAAATATGTGTCACCATTTGCAATAATTTCAACATATCCATATAGCATAAAGCAAGGGCACATGCAGAAAAAATCATTTGGTTGTACAAAAATGTGACAAAGTGTGTTGCCATTCACAGGAAAATATATAAACTGGTATATGTGGCTACCACATCCAACATTACAGAAACACGTTCACAACATCAGGGAAAACCGTTTCCCACATACGCCCAAAAATGTTGCAATATTCTATACGTGGGTACATAAAAAGACAAGCTTCCAGCAAATCACAGCATCAAAAATTCTCAAGAAAATCACAACCCTCTTACTTTAACCATGGAGGCATCATCTTAATTGCAGTTGAGTGGCCATGCAATCTTTCTTAGCGTGCTTGAGCTCGTAATTCCAGGATCCCAGGGGCGGGACCCACTTCACGAGCAACCAGACTTCTTAGGCGTCTTAAATGGCAGCTACGAGCAGCATCTCGACCTCCCCTTTGCATGCCCCTCAGCTGCATGTATCATGTTGACATATTACAAGAAAAGATAGGAGCCGTAGCAATGCACGTGCATTCAACTAGTATATATAATGGAGGAACTTTTGAAAAACCCATGCTAGTGCTAATATTCGTTCTTTGGGCACCTTCAGAGGTTCATCCTTTTGAATGGGCCAAGTCTAGAAGTTATACGAGTTATGTTCTGCAATTCTCAACCTTTAGTATCACATCATAACCTCAAATCTCTCATGCCTTGCGGCTTGCAAGTCAATGGAACCATAATATGCCTAGTCCCCATATAAAAGAAGGGTTACTCCTATTTAACACCTTAACCTCGCACCAATAGGCCTATCTATAGCAAGATAAAAAAAAATTGTCTATGTTTTTTTGTGTACATTAAATTTAttttattattttattttattgtaATGCATAATAATTTTTATATTTATCTTACTTTATTGGTTTTCTATTTTTCCTCTTTATATTATCTTTATTTTTTCTCTGCTTTGGTTTATTTATTATTTTACTTTTTATAATCACACTAATAACTTTTATGTTGTACAATTTATTCGGGTTGAATAAACATCTATTTTGAGGTACATGAAGACTTAGTTTGATCGTCGTGAATAATTATGTTGAGCCGCATGAACATTTATCTTTATCCACATGAAAGATTATTTTGAACAGTATGAATATTATAATTATGATGATAAGCTCATCAAAATATATGAATTCGAAATTCATAAAATGGGCCTCCTGTAGGTCAAATAGGTACTCCCAAAGCATGGTGTGTTATCTTGTTAGAAAAAATATTAGATCTGCGGGTTCAATGAATCTAGATAGATTTCAAGAAATATTTTGTCTAAATATGCGGTAACTAATCTAGATTGGAGAGAGTACTACAGTTTTTTTCCGAGGAGGCTAGAGATAGCGTGCAATTCCGGTGATCTCCTCGCTGAATCTTTCAGACTTCCACTGATACAGAAGACAATGCAATCATTCGCACTTTCTCTCTGATCGAATTCAGCGTAGCAATCACCAACATATGCACAGCACGACACAAGCACGTTCAGAAGCAACAAGACGCTACAACCCTTTGACTGAAGAGCACCTACACCTCGGTCCTAAAATCAGAGGGGAGTTGGCTCTTCCCGCCACACCTTGTCCCAATCCCAAATTTCCAGCCCATCCATCGTCTTGGTTTGTCGAAGTATGTATATCGAACCATCTTCAGCGGCGCCTAAGGTTCCTCCAAGGAGGACACGGGCAGATCGCTCGCGGGTTCAGTCCTCCTGCGTGCCTCCATCTTCGCGGAGATCTCCGCCACCACCAGCCTCGACAGCAGCAGCCCGGCGATGAGCGCCGACACCATCAGCATCGTGAACACGCCGCTCCAGCTCCTGGCAGAGATGTAGCCCGTCAGCAGCGGGCCGACGGCGGCGCCGATGGACCCCGTGCCGTCGATGATCGCCGTCACGGTGGCCAGCGCGCGGGAGTTGCCGTTCAGCGAGCTGTGCGTGCCGAGGTCGGCAGAGACGGCGGTTGTGATGAGCGCGTAGGGCCCGTTCACCAGCACCCCCGTGAGCAACATGAGCGCGGCGTTCCATGTCAACGAGATGCTCCCGTATATGCGGTAGAAGAAGAGGGCCGGTATCGCGCAGAAGGTGAAGCTCGCCGCCGTCAGCGCCCGCGCGTCAAGGCGGTCGGAGATGTGGCCGGCCAGGATGCCGCCGACGACACCTCCCACGTCGAACAGAGTCGACAGTACCCCGGCAGCAGAGTCTGACAGATATTCCCCTCCGATCTCTGAAATGTGGGGGACAAAACGGTGGTCAGGTAAACGATTCTTCTTCCTTTTTTTCTCTCCATGTGTAGATGAGCTCTAAAAGATTAAATTATACGAGAGCATAAGTATTGATCAAAACGCACCTGTGTGGCTGAGATAGAATGGAAGCCAGTAGAGGAACGTGTAGGCGACAAGCTTGCAGAAGAAGAGGCAGAGAGCGAAGGGAGCAACGCCAGGAATCCTCCATGCCTGAATGAACCCCACTGCCTCGTCTCTTGAATCTGATCGTCCCTCCAACAGAGGAACGTCCGTGTCATTCTTCTCATAATCCCTCACATGGCGATCGTCCTCGATCCCGATCACCTCCGGATCAACAGGCAAGAACAGAAACACGGCGAGCCCAACCAACGCGATCATGGCACCAGGCACTGCAAACGACCAACTCCATCCGAACTTCAGCATGGCAGCAGCAATCAGAGAGCCAGATATGTTCCCCACAGACGTGTGAGCGTTCCAGATTCCCATGATCAGCCCCCTCTTGCTCTTGCCGAACCAGTTGCCGACTACCGCGACAACCGACGGCCACCCGGTCGACTGAAACAGGCCGGCGATCATCTGGACGGCCAGAAAGTAGTAGAAGCTGTGTATGTTGAGCCAGTATCCAGCTCCGAAGGCAGTGGTGAACAGCCCGGTTCCTACCATTCCGACTGTCAGAAGGATCCTCAGATCCAcccggtcacccaaatggccggcAAAGAACATGCCGATTGCATATACACCGAGGAAGGCCAAGTCAATCTCGCCGAGCAACGCGGTGCCACCGTCGCCATTGAACGGAGCCCACCCACTGGTTAGAGCCGTGTTGTTCGCTGCACCTTGTAGGTCCTGAAGATACTGCTGACTGGGCCAGTGCAACATGCCAAGGTTGGCCGTCTTGGGATCAAGAACACTCTTGACAATGCTTGTAGTTTTCCTAGTGGCATGGTAGCTAGCGTAGGATAGGAATGTCAGTACCAATACAAGAGCCTGCGATGATCTGAAGGAGAGAGGTCCACCCCGGACACACTCGAAGAGCTGAATCCCCAAGGGCTTTATGGTGCCCATTTTGCTTCTGGGTTCACCTGAGGAACCCATGAGTGAACCTGAATTTGGTTTCACCACAGCTGTTACTGTAGCGGGGAAAGAA
This region of Lolium perenne isolate Kyuss_39 chromosome 2, Kyuss_2.0, whole genome shotgun sequence genomic DNA includes:
- the LOC127336011 gene encoding putative glycerol-3-phosphate transporter 1; amino-acid sequence: MGSSGEPRSKMGTIKPLGIQLFECVRGGPLSFRSSQALVLVLTFLSYASYHATRKTTSIVKSVLDPKTANLGMLHWPSQQYLQDLQGAANNTALTSGWAPFNGDGGTALLGEIDLAFLGVYAIGMFFAGHLGDRVDLRILLTVGMVGTGLFTTAFGAGYWLNIHSFYYFLAVQMIAGLFQSTGWPSVVAVVGNWFGKSKRGLIMGIWNAHTSVGNISGSLIAAAMLKFGWSWSFAVPGAMIALVGLAVFLFLPVDPEVIGIEDDRHVRDYEKNDTDVPLLEGRSDSRDEAVGFIQAWRIPGVAPFALCLFFCKLVAYTFLYWLPFYLSHTEIGGEYLSDSAAGVLSTLFDVGGVVGGILAGHISDRLDARALTAASFTFCAIPALFFYRIYGSISLTWNAALMLLTGVLVNGPYALITTAVSADLGTHSSLNGNSRALATVTAIIDGTGSIGAAVGPLLTGYISARSWSGVFTMLMVSALIAGLLLSRLVVAEISAKMEARRRTEPASDLPVSSLEEP